From Pseudobythopirellula maris:
CGAGCGCCGGGTCCGCCTCGGCGTAGCCCAGACGCTGCGCCTCTTCGAGCGCCTGCCCGTACGGCGTGCCTTCGGAGTGCATCTTAGCAAGGATAAAGTTGCACGTGCCGTTGAGGATGCCGGTGAGCGACGTGACCTGGTTGGCCGACAGGCACTGGCTGAGGTTCGTGATGATCGGCACGCCGCCGGCGACCGACGCCTCGAAGGCGATCGTGCGGCAATGCTTGCGTGCGGCGTCGCACAGCTCCGGCCCGTGGGCGGCCAGCAACGCCTTATTGGCGGTGACCACGTCCTTGCCGGCTGCGAGCGACCGCAACACGACCTCGCGGGCCAGGTCGACGCCGCCCATCAGCTCGGCCACGACCTCGATCTCCGGGTGGTTGATCACCTCGTCGAGCTGGTCGGTGAGCACCCCGGCGGGGAGCTCGCAGTCGCGCGGACGGTTGAGGTCCCGTACGGCGACCTTCTCGAGCCACAGCACCCTTCCGGCATGACGTGCGGTGCGGTCGCCGTGGTCTAGCAGCAGCTGGGCGACGCCCGAGCCAACGGTTCCGAGGCCGATGAGGCCAATCTTGGTCTTATCCACGGTCGAAGATACGGGGCTAACGGTTGCGGTGAATCGAGTGAGACAGACCCCACATCGTAGTTAGCCGTTCGCCCAAACGTCAACGCTGGGCATGGTTTGCGCCGATGCGGGGGGCGGGTAGAATCGCCATTCTTCGCCAAATGCTTGCGATTCCCCTTTCGACTCTCGCCTTTCCCCGTTTGCTAGATGCCCCGATACAACCCTGCGACGATCGAGCCCGAGTGGCAAGCCTATTGGGACAAGAACCGCACGTTCGCCGCGCCGCGACTGCCGAAGGAGGGCGCTGAAAAGTTTTACGCGCTCGACATGTTCCCCTACCCCAGCGGCGACGGCCTGCACGTGGGCCACCCCGAGGGGTACACGGCCACCGACATCGTTTGCCGCGCCAAGCGGATGCAGGGCGTGTCGGTCGTCCACCCGATGGGCTTCGACGCCTTCGGCCTGCCGGCCGAGGAGCACGCGATCAAGACCGGCGAGCACCCGCGCGTGCAGACCGAGAAGAACATCGCCACGTTCCGTCGCCAGCTCAAGTCGCTCGGGTTCAGCTACGACTGGGACCGCGAGATCGCCACTACAGACGTCGATTACGTCCGCTGGACGCAGTGGATCTTCCTGAAGCTCTACGACACGTGGTTCGACAAGGAGCAGCAGCGCGGGCGGCCGATCGCCGAGCTCACGATCCCCGACGACGTGAAGGCGCTGGGCGTCGACTTCGCCCGCCAGTGGGTCGACGAGCGACGGCTGGCCTACCAAAGCTCGGCGCCGGTGAACTGGTGCCCGGCCTTGGGCACGGTGCTCGCCAACGAAGAGGTGATCGATGGCAAGAGCGAGCGGGGCAGCCACCCGGTCGAGCGCAGGCCGCTGCGGCAGTGGATGCTGCGCATCACGGAGTACGCCGATCGGCTCTCAAGCGGGCTCAAGAAGCTCGACTGGCCGGAGGGCGTGAAGGCTCTGCAGCGCAACTGGATCGGTCGGAGCACGGGCGCTGAAGTTGATTTTAAGTTAGCCCCGGGTGACTCACCCGGGGCTAAATCAGATTCCCCCGGAGCCAAATCGGAGTTTCCCGAGAAGCCGGCCGATGGCGTTCTGCGAGTCTTCACCACGCGCCCCGACACGCTGTTTGGCGCCACCTACATGGTGATCGCGCCGGAGCACCCGTACGTCGAACGGCTCACGACGCCCGAGCAAGCCGCTGCGGTCAAGAAGTACGTCGAGGCCGCCTCGTTCAAGAGCGATCTGGACCGGACCGAGCTGGCGAAGGACAAGACGGGCGTCTTCACCGGCAGCTACGCGATCAACCCCGTGAGTGGCGAGCCAATCCCGGTCTGGATCGCCGACTACGTGCTCATCAGCTACGGCACCGGCGCCATCATGGCCGTGCCGGCGCACGACGAGCGCGACTTCGAGTTCGCCGAGAAGTTCGGCATCGAGATCAAGGCTGTGGTCGACCCGGGCGACAAGGTCTCGGCCGAGGAGCGGGCGAAAGTGCTTGCCGGCAAGCGGGTGTCGCCCGAGGCGGGCGTGGCGATCAACTCGGGCGAGTTCGACGGCCTGCCGACCGCCGAGTTCAAGAAGAAGATCACCGCTTGGCTCGCCGAGCGCGGCGTTGGCGCCGAGGCGGTCAACTACAAGTTGCGCGACTGGCTCTTCAGCCGGCAGCGGTTCTGGGGCGAGCCGTTCCCGCTCGCGCACGAGCTCGATGACGACGGCAAGCCGACCGGCCACATCGTCCCCGTGCCGGAGGCCGACCTGCCGGTCGACCTGCCGCATCTGGACGACTTCAAACCGCCCGGCGAGCCGGTGCCGCCGCTGGAAAAGGCGCCCGAGGAGTGGCTCTATCCCGTCATCGACGGGGTGAAGTGCAAGCGCGAGACGAACACCATGCCGCAGTGGGCCGGCAGCTGCTGGTACTACCTGCGGTTCTTGGATCCGAAAAACCAAGACACGCCGATCGATCCGGAGGTCGAGAAGGCGTGGATGCCGGTCGACCTCTACATCGGCGGCGCCGAGCACGCCGTGCTGCACCTGCTCTACTCGCGGTTCTGGCACATGGTGCTCCACGACCGTGGCGTCGTGGCCTCGCCCGAGCCGTTCCAGAAGCTCGTCAATCAGGGGATGATCCTCGGCGAGAACAACGAGAAGATGTCCAAGAGCCGCGGCAACGTCGTGAACCCGGACGATGTGGTGCGCGAGTACGGCGCCGACTCGCTGCGTCTCTACGAGATGTTCATGGGCCCGCTGCCCGACTCCAAGCCGTGGAACATGGACGGCGTGAGCGGCGTTTACAACTTCTTGGGCCGCGCATGGCGGCTGGTGGTCGACGAGCGGTCAGACGAGTTGGTATTGAACCAGGCGGTGACCGCCGACGAGCCGACCGGCGAACAGCTGCGCGTGCTGCACGCCACGATCAAGGCCGTGACGGAGGACCTCGACAAGCTGTCGTTCAACACGGCGATCGCGCGGATGATGGAGTTCGTCAACTTCTTCACCAAGGAGTCGGCCCGGCCGCGGGCCTGCTTAGAGCCGTTTGTGCTGTTGCTCTCGCCGTTCGCCCCGCACCTGGGCGAGGAGCTCTGGCGGCTGCTGGGGCACGGCGACACGCTGGCCTACGAGCGGTGGCCCGCGTTCGACGAGAAGCATCTCAAGCAAGACACGATCGAACTTCCCGTGCAGATCAAAGGCAAAGTGCGTGCTAAGATCACGGTCGCCGCCGACGCCGACCAAGCCGCGGTGCTGGCGGCGGCGAAGGCCGACCCGAAGGTCGCCGAGCTGATCGCGGGCAAGGAGATGATCAAAGAGATCGTGGTGCCGGGGCGGCTGGTGAACCTGGTGACCAAGGGCTAACGGAAAGAAGGGGAACCGCCAAGACGCCAAGGGATTGCCACGATGACCGAACCCAGTGCAGAGGTTGACCGGCTGGCTTCGGCGGTGGTGGACGCGGCGATGGAGGTGCATCGGACGCTTGGGGCCGGTTTCCTTGAATCGGTTTATCAGAAGGCGCTCGAAACCGAACTTCGCTTCAGGGCGGTCCCGTACGAAAGAGAATGGCCGATTGCCTTGAGCTACAAAGGAGAAGCAGTTGGCGAAGCTCGACTCGACTTTATGGTAGGCGGGAAGCTTGTTGTCGAACTCAAGGCGGTTGAAACACTCCACCCGATCCATCATGCCCAAGTGCTCAACTATCTCAAAGCGACTGGCCACGAGCTCGGCTTGCTGATCAACTTCAACGTGCCACTGCTCAAAGACGGCGGCATCAAGCGTGTGGTCCTAACTAGATAATTCACTCCGACTTCCTTGGCGTTCTTGGCGTCTTGGCGGTTCATCTTCTTAAAAGCACTATGAAAAACGTCGTCGCAGTCGTTCTGGGTGGGGGTCGCGGCACGCGGCTCATGCCGCTCACCGGGTACCGCTCCAAGCCCGCCGTGCCGCTGGCCGGCAAGTACCGGCTGATCGACATCCCGATCAGCAACTGCATCAACTCCGGGTGCCACCATGTCTACGTGCTCACGCAGTTCCTCTCAGTGAGCCTGCACCAGCACATCCGCCGGGCCTACCGGTTCGACGCCTACAGCGGCGGGTTCGTCGAGGTGCTGGCGGCCCAGCAGACGATGGCCGACGACGCGAACCTCGACTGGTACCAGGGCACCGCCGACGCGGTCCGCAAGAACCTGCTCTACATGCTGGAGGAGGGCTTCGAGCACGTGCTGATCCTGTCGGGCGATCAGCTCTACCGCATGGACTACCAGAAGATGCTCGACGACCACCTGCGCAGCAACGCGGACGTGACGATCGCCGCCAAGCCGGTCCACCGCCACGAGGCGTCCGGCCTCGGCGTGATGAAGGCCGACGATTCGGGCCGCGTGATCGGCTTCGTCGAGAAGCCGCAGTCCGACGCCGAGATCGACCCGGTGGCGATGGACCCCCGCTGGATCGACGCCCGCGGCATCGCGAGCGAGGGGCGCGAGTGCCTCGCCTCGATGGGCATCTACCTCTGGAACCGCCAGGCGCTGATCGACGCCCTCGAGTCGAACAGCGACTCCGATTTCGGCCGCGAGATCTTCCCCAACACGATCGCCAACCGCCACGTGCAGATGCACGTGTTCGACGGCTACTGGGAGGACATCGGCACGATCCGCTCGTTCTACGAGGCCAACCTGCAGATGGCCCAGGCGGCGCCCCCCTTCCCGCTCGCCACGGCCAGCTCGCCGATCTACACCCGCGCGCGGTTCCTCCCCCCCACGCGGGTCGACGGCGCCGAGATCACGGGCAGCCTAGTTGCCGACGGCTGCGAGATCGAGCCGGGCGCCAAGATCGAGAACAGCGTGATTGGCCTCCGCTGCCGTATCGGCCGCAACGTGACGATCCGCAATTCGGTCGTGATGGGCGCCGACTACTACGAGCAGCCGCCGCGACCGATGTGCGGCCTGGAAGGCGAGCAGCCCGCCGTTGGCATCGGCGACGGCGCCGTGATCGATGGGGCGATCCTCGACAAGAACTGCTGCGTCGGCGCCGGCGCCCGGGTGCTCAACGAGACCGGCCAAGACGACTTCGAGGGGAACGAAGGGTGCGCCGTCCGGGACGGCATCTTGGTGGTTCCCAAGAACGCGGTGCTGGCCCCCGGCTGGCGGCTGACGCCCAACTGACCACCCGGCTCAGCGGCGCCCCCCCAGTTCACTGGTTTCCAGGGTCACTGCCCCGCCGGCGCCGCTTCACACTGCGCGACTTGGGGCGATTCGCCGGGTTTCGTGGGCCAACTCTCTCGGCGCCCGGGGCCGCGGCTCGTGGACGCGGCCCCCGCAAGGCGGCATAATGTAAGGCTCGGACCGGCCCACCAAGCGCGTGCCGCCCGAGCCCCTACGACACCTACCGCCAGACCGTCAGGAATCGCCCGCGTGACGCCCCCAGCCTTCTCGCGCTTTATCGCGCTGCTTGTGATCGCGGCGTTCGCCGCCCCGCACGCACTCGCCCAGTCTTCGGACGAGGCGCTCAAGATCGAGCCCTACACCGGTCCGCCGATCTACCTGCCCGAGAGCCCGCCGCCGCCGGCGCCCAAGATCGTCGAGTCGCGCGACTTCTCGCTCAAGTACGAGGAGACCGGCAACCCGAAGATGGAGCGCACCATCGTCCGTTACTCGGACGAAACGGTCGCCAACCACGGGCCCTACAAGGAGTACTACTCCAACGGCCAAGTCTTCACCGAGGGTGAGTACGACGAGGGCGACCCGATCGGCGAGTGGACGTACTACCACCCCAACGGCGTCATGGCGAAGAAGATCACCTACCGCGACGGCCTGGCCGAGGGCGAGGTCGAGTTCCGCAACGCCGAGGGGGTGCTCGAGTCCAAGCGTCAGTACGACGCCGGCAAACGCGACGGCACGTGGAAGCAGTACGCCGAAGACGGCGAGCAAGTGATCAACGAGCAACACTACGAGAAGGGCAAACCGGCCGGCTTGTGGCGCAGCTGGTTCAAGAACGGCCAGTTGCGGCAAGAGAACCCGTTCGTCGACGGCAAGCGCGAAGGGACCTCGAAAGAGTGGACCGAAGACGGCCGGCTCAAGGCGACGGCGGAGTTCAAGGCGGGCCTTCGCGACGGCAAGACCATCGTTTACCAACGCGATGGCACGACCGAAGAGCGCGTGTACGTCGAGGGGCGTCTGCAGAAGCAAAACCTCTGATCGCGACGCCCGATCCTCGCCCCGGTTCACCGGCGGCGGGCGCCGGCGATAGCGTCCGCGGGTCGCTAAACGTCGGGGCGCGCCTATAATCGGGGCGTCGGGCATGCCGCCCGACCTCACGCCCCCCACCGATCGACCCCCTACCGACGAGATCCATGGCCTCGGAATCCCCCCCTCCCACCGGGCCGAAA
This genomic window contains:
- a CDS encoding glucose-1-phosphate adenylyltransferase — protein: MKNVVAVVLGGGRGTRLMPLTGYRSKPAVPLAGKYRLIDIPISNCINSGCHHVYVLTQFLSVSLHQHIRRAYRFDAYSGGFVEVLAAQQTMADDANLDWYQGTADAVRKNLLYMLEEGFEHVLILSGDQLYRMDYQKMLDDHLRSNADVTIAAKPVHRHEASGLGVMKADDSGRVIGFVEKPQSDAEIDPVAMDPRWIDARGIASEGRECLASMGIYLWNRQALIDALESNSDSDFGREIFPNTIANRHVQMHVFDGYWEDIGTIRSFYEANLQMAQAAPPFPLATASSPIYTRARFLPPTRVDGAEITGSLVADGCEIEPGAKIENSVIGLRCRIGRNVTIRNSVVMGADYYEQPPRPMCGLEGEQPAVGIGDGAVIDGAILDKNCCVGAGARVLNETGQDDFEGNEGCAVRDGILVVPKNAVLAPGWRLTPN
- the leuS gene encoding leucine--tRNA ligase yields the protein MPRYNPATIEPEWQAYWDKNRTFAAPRLPKEGAEKFYALDMFPYPSGDGLHVGHPEGYTATDIVCRAKRMQGVSVVHPMGFDAFGLPAEEHAIKTGEHPRVQTEKNIATFRRQLKSLGFSYDWDREIATTDVDYVRWTQWIFLKLYDTWFDKEQQRGRPIAELTIPDDVKALGVDFARQWVDERRLAYQSSAPVNWCPALGTVLANEEVIDGKSERGSHPVERRPLRQWMLRITEYADRLSSGLKKLDWPEGVKALQRNWIGRSTGAEVDFKLAPGDSPGAKSDSPGAKSEFPEKPADGVLRVFTTRPDTLFGATYMVIAPEHPYVERLTTPEQAAAVKKYVEAASFKSDLDRTELAKDKTGVFTGSYAINPVSGEPIPVWIADYVLISYGTGAIMAVPAHDERDFEFAEKFGIEIKAVVDPGDKVSAEERAKVLAGKRVSPEAGVAINSGEFDGLPTAEFKKKITAWLAERGVGAEAVNYKLRDWLFSRQRFWGEPFPLAHELDDDGKPTGHIVPVPEADLPVDLPHLDDFKPPGEPVPPLEKAPEEWLYPVIDGVKCKRETNTMPQWAGSCWYYLRFLDPKNQDTPIDPEVEKAWMPVDLYIGGAEHAVLHLLYSRFWHMVLHDRGVVASPEPFQKLVNQGMILGENNEKMSKSRGNVVNPDDVVREYGADSLRLYEMFMGPLPDSKPWNMDGVSGVYNFLGRAWRLVVDERSDELVLNQAVTADEPTGEQLRVLHATIKAVTEDLDKLSFNTAIARMMEFVNFFTKESARPRACLEPFVLLLSPFAPHLGEELWRLLGHGDTLAYERWPAFDEKHLKQDTIELPVQIKGKVRAKITVAADADQAAVLAAAKADPKVAELIAGKEMIKEIVVPGRLVNLVTKG
- a CDS encoding toxin-antitoxin system YwqK family antitoxin — encoded protein: MTPPAFSRFIALLVIAAFAAPHALAQSSDEALKIEPYTGPPIYLPESPPPPAPKIVESRDFSLKYEETGNPKMERTIVRYSDETVANHGPYKEYYSNGQVFTEGEYDEGDPIGEWTYYHPNGVMAKKITYRDGLAEGEVEFRNAEGVLESKRQYDAGKRDGTWKQYAEDGEQVINEQHYEKGKPAGLWRSWFKNGQLRQENPFVDGKREGTSKEWTEDGRLKATAEFKAGLRDGKTIVYQRDGTTEERVYVEGRLQKQNL
- a CDS encoding GxxExxY protein, with amino-acid sequence MTEPSAEVDRLASAVVDAAMEVHRTLGAGFLESVYQKALETELRFRAVPYEREWPIALSYKGEAVGEARLDFMVGGKLVVELKAVETLHPIHHAQVLNYLKATGHELGLLINFNVPLLKDGGIKRVVLTR